A single region of the Raphanus sativus cultivar WK10039 chromosome 1, ASM80110v3, whole genome shotgun sequence genome encodes:
- the LOC108840886 gene encoding uncharacterized protein LOC108840886, which yields MAAVQQQQAMQKNTLYVGGLADEVNESILHAAFIPFGDIKDVKTPLDQANQKHRSFGFVTFLEREDASAAMDNMDGAELYGRVLTVNYALPEKIKGGEQGWAAHPLWADADTWFERQQQEKEIIKIQAENKAAMEAAEELHRKKLAQDRQGEMEEDTEVKDDPMARAEADALSHDNNNNPQ from the exons ATGGCGGCGGTTCAACAGCAGCAAGCGATGCAGAAGAACACGTTGTACGTCGGAGGTTTAGCCGACGAAGTAAACGAATCAATCCTCCACGCCGCGTTTATACCATTCGGCGACATCAAGGACGTGAAGACGCCGTTGGACCAAGCCAATCAGAAGCACAGATCCTTCGGATTCGTCACTTTCCTGGAGAGAGAAGACGCTTCCGCCGCCATGGATAACATGGACGGCGCCGAGCTTTACGGCCGTGTTCTCACCGTCAACTATGCCCTCCCCGAGAAGATCAAGGGTGGAGAACAGGGCTGGGCCGCACATCCAC TTTGGGCGGATGCAGACACGTGGTTTGAACGGCAGCAACAAGAAAAGGAAATTATCAAGATCCAAGCGGAGAACAAGGCTGCTATGGAGGCTGCTGAGGAACTTCACAGGAAGAAATTGGCGCAAGACCGACAAGGCGAGATGGAAGAAGATACGGAGGTTAAAGATGATCCTATGGCCAGAGCTGAGGCCGATGCTCTTAGCcatgacaacaacaacaaccccCAGTGA
- the LOC108840876 gene encoding LOW QUALITY PROTEIN: probable 6-phosphogluconolactonase 1 (The sequence of the model RefSeq protein was modified relative to this genomic sequence to represent the inferred CDS: inserted 1 base in 1 codon), with translation MEKLIQSVFVNAALCVVCLVIMLTLVLKVALLFQVNVFPRHICSINDRISVDKAATEYXFTIRQMVRKRTVTPSENSDCPRFDLILLGMGSDGQVASLFPNHRALEVKDDWVTYLTNSPKPPPERITFTLPVINSVTLPVINSAANVAIVATGASKANAIHLAIDDLPLQDGSLSLPARLVQPSNGNLVWFMDKPAGSKLDGFKISE, from the exons ATGGAGAAACTAATCCAATCAGTCTTCGTCAACGCAGCTTTGTGTGTTGTTTGTCTTGTAATAATGTTGACTCTTGTTCTGAAAGTGGCTCTACTTTTTCAGGTTAATGTGTTTCCGAGGCATATATGTTCCATTAACGACAGAATATCAGTCGACAAAGCTGCGACAGAGT GGTTCACCATCAGACAGATGGTGAGAAAACGAACTGTGACTCCGTCTGAGAACAGTGACTGTCCCAGGTTTGATCTGATCTTACTAGGGATGGGCTCGGATGGGCAAGTAGCCTCGCTCTTCCCGAACCACCGAGCACTCGAGGTGAAAGACGATTGGGTTACATACCTAACCAACTCACCTAAACCGCCGCCAGAGAGAATCACATTTACTTTGCCGGTCATTAACTCAGTTACTTTGCCGGTCATTAACTCAGCTGCTAACGTGGCTATAGTGGCAACCGGCGCATCCAAAGCCAATGCTATCCACTTGGCAATCGATGACTTGCCATTACAAGACGGCTCTTTGTCTCTGCCTGCACGTCTGGTCCAGCCGAGCAACGGGAATCTGGTGTGGTTTATGGATAAACCAGCAGGGTCCAAACTTGATGGGTTTAAAATTTCTGAGTAA